The genome window aagtcatatcaacctggtctctatcctcctctaatcacaagaggacaaacaacttccgctaattaagataattagccaacaactctcacgtaatcatgcatgcaacatctcacatgcatacatCCATGTACATAACCCACTCAGAGTCcatctctgacactaactcttgtctcaagcccagccaccacacgactccctcgtgcttGCTCCGACTCGAACATGAATTAGTCTTCATGTCCTCTTACGATCCGATCGCCCCTTGCGTCCATCGCGAAACCTTACCTCCATATGCGTTattttctcagctcgaacgtcccaCGTGACAttctcgatcaccacgacctcatttCCTCATGAACCTAGTCGCCAAAGCCCAGTTCCTCCCTGGACTTAGTTCATCAATCCATCATCAATCACgctcgccttcgagcaacacatgcacatgaatcaaataacaaatgagtacaagcacaagtccttcccaacTAGACTCAatatcagttcacgcaacactactcacacgagtatattgcatcatctctaTGCTAACACCACAGCAGCATCTTAGCAATTCATGAACATTATTCCAATgttattatgctaaatcactttgcctTGCTAATTTAATCAtttaaaccaatttttcatctcATGCACATATGGATATAGATAAATTAAGCTAATCACATACTTAAAAGGCAACATTAACAAATTTATTTAAGCTTGAcaataaaaattaatttgtcagccagtcaaagataACAGACAAATAACAAAAAATTGGTTACTTTAATAAGTAGAGAAGtaacaaaaatttattttaccttaaaaagaaatatatataacaTTCAAAAGTACATACCTAGAATGAAATCTTACACGCTGGAGATACAAGCAGAGAGTAATTTCCTTTTCTGGTATTTGTACAGAACAAACTACAATGAAGATGACATTCATAACCATATTTACAGACACTACCCAAAAATACAgtaaaaatttgattttatattGTCAAAGAAACTAGAAAATCTACTTATATTGCGTGTAAAAGTTCTTCTGGTAAAGAACATGGACTTTTTTTAGGAGTATCTTAATTATGAATATCTCAACACGTTAAATTTAACTGAGTATGAATAGATTTACATAGGAATATTTGGGAAGAGTTACAGTAGGATACAGCATAGTATCTCTAATATTCTATTTGGGCCCAAACTGGAGATTTAATTCCTATTTAGTTTAGGCAAGTATCCACATATCTTAATTACGAATATCTGAACATGTTATTGATTTCTCCCCGCTGTCAGATATCTCGCTCGTGTTCACTTCGTTGTTTCGATTCTGGTGTCAGCATGCCCGTGCGCAGAGCTCCAAGCGTCGATCGATCGAGGCTACCACTTGGTGGATAACACAGAGATCGATGCCTTGTAAAGCCGATCATATTCGAGATTACGTCGCTCTAGCTCTTCCATTTGTCTCTTTCGCATCGTCCTCTGTCCTGCACGGCGGAAAGCGCAGCTGACTCGTTCGCACCGGCGTCGCACcctcggccggccggccggcgtcGCTCTCGACAGCTAGCGACCGGCCGCTACTAATCCAAATTGCTCATATGTTAGGCACGTGCTGGCCTTTTCGATCTGTGTGTAGCTATCCATAGCGGATCATGTCGTCGTCGAAGCGGTGGACGTCAGCCTCCGGCACGGAGTTGCCGGGCCGGTCGCctctccccgccgccgcgctctcACCCGTCCGCCAGAGCGCCCGGCGCTCGATCTCCAGGTCTGATACAGCCCCAGCCCCCGGCGCCGCCTCCATCGCCCGCACGCTCtggccttcctcctcctccagcggCAACAAGAACGGCAAGAAGGGCCCGCGCGCGCCGTCGCCCTTGTCCTCCGCGCCCCCGTCGGCGTCGGTGTCCTCCTCGTCCGTGGCAACCCTCGTGGATTACCTCACCAAAGATGACGCCGCCccagcggccgcggcggcggagccgcTGTCGCTCTCCCGGCAGCGCAGCTGCACCGAGCTCCCGCGCTTCGCGGACGACGCCGAGGCCAAAAAGATCGCTAAGTCGTCCGGCAAGGGCGGCGGCCACGCGTTCAGCCGCTCGATGCGCTTCCTCCCGTCTACCAAGCCCGCGGGCGTCACGCTCACCCCGGGCCGTGTCGCGCCGTCCGACCTCCGTAGGCTCGCCAACTCCCTGTCCTTGGACGCCACCGCCGACGTCGCCAGCTCGGGCTCGGAGTGCAGCGACGCCTCCAGGGGCTCAACCCCGAGGACGGTCTCCAAGCCACACTCTCCATTGCTCCCCCGCACGGGCTCGGTCCGTCTGCTCGGGTCGAGCAACACGCAGTGGGCGCTCTCGCCGGGGCGGCGCAGCGGCTCGCCACTGAAGGATCTGCCCACGGTACCGGAGACCAAAGGCAAGAAAAGCCTGATAAGCCTCGGGTGGGGCCATATCTTCCACCGGAGGAATCACGCAGCCAAGGACGCGTCAatggccgcggccgcggccaccCTGCTGTCCTCCACAGTGTCACGGATGGGCGGAGGTGGTGGGGAGGTCGGCCATCAGATGAGGATGACACATTGCCGGCTCTTGCAGTGGCGCTTCGCGAACGCCAAGGCGGATGCCGTCCGCAAGAGGAAGCTGACCAGCGGCGAGGTGGACTTGATGGGTACATGGGCAAGCGTGTCGGAGCTGAGAGGGAAGGTGGCGAGGAAGCGAATGCAGCTCGAGAAGGAGAAGCAGAAGATGAAACTGAATGCCGTACTCTCTTCCCAGGTTTTATATAGTTCAAAATTTAAGGCATTTAGCACATCGACGACatgctgtccaaaatgatatTTTGACTAGCAGTATCGATTAAAACATATTATTTCGAATAAAAATAGTTATATACTCTCCcagttcttttttatttgatgtttttGAGTTTTCGTGGTCTCCCATAACCAACTTAGATCGGTACTTTTTATAGATTTATGTCAATATATAGTAATGGAATTTTATGAAAGGATTTCTAGAGACAAACCTAGTATTATGATTTCCATATAGCGAATCTTGATAGTTTTAAACATTGATGGTCAAACTTTCGGAAGTTTAGCGGTACAGATTCTAggatatcaaataaaaaagaatggagGAAGTGTTATAAAAGAGTTAATTGTTCATCACCTTGTAGCATCAAATATTATGTTTTCAAAACTTGCTATTCATATATTGACTGCTAAACTAAAAATAGGTTGACCAGCACTAATGCTAAAACTGCTATATTTTGATCGGTGGGAATACATTCATAAATACATATGTTTGTATTTCGATCTTATGAAACTTTTACCTCAATGTTTAACTTTCTGACGAAATGGTGCACCCATCTGCAGATGAAAGATTTGGAGACCTGGGGGCAGCTGGATAGCAGGCATGCCGCTGCTCTGGCCTCCACCGTAGGTTGCGCCCGAGCAGCTGTTTGCAGGCTTCCTCTCACCAATGGTGCCAAGGTACGCGAATTTGGATTCAGCGTTTGTGACTTATGTAAAATGAGGAGATAATATAATTCCGTGTTTAGAAAGAGAACTAGGCTTTATGTGTATTACTTTAGCAATgactttgtttcttcttcagTCTTTCCAATAAAAAGCGCGGCCGGCATCGCGAAGTGAAACGCAGATCATCTGAATTTCGGGTGAAATACATGATATCTATCTAGCATCGCTGAAATATGTTTCATCGACTTGTAGGTCTCCCTGCCGTCGTTGTCGTCCATTCTACAGCAAGTTGTTGAGCTTGCCATGACGACCAAGACAACAGTGCGAGAATTTAGTCCCATGGTAACTAACTGAAAACACGCGAACATAAGCTTCATAAAGGCCAGTTCTTGAGCTCATTTCTACATTTTGCTGTACTGACCAATGAAGCCTTTGTCCATCATGCAACTAGGCTCAGGATACGGCGTCGCTGATCTCGGAGCTGGTGCATGTAGCAAGGGAAGAGCAGGCTCTGTTGCGTGAGTGTCTCGAGCTGCTTGGCCAGGTCTCTGCGCTGCAGGTAATAGCGTTGATATTTCTTTCGCGGCAAGGTTTTTTTGTGAATGGATTCTTCTGAACGTGTTCGTTGTTCGTCCTTTATCTGCAGGAAGAGGAACAGAGCTTGCGCTGCCATCTGGTGCAGTCCTCATCGCTTAATACTGTGACGGTGACAGTGGAGTAGTAGGGTGCTTCTATGCAGCCATTTTGGTCGCCTGTAGGACCAACTGAGATGTGCTGTAGACTTTTCTAAAACCAGATTAGAATCGTAGTCGTATATGCTGATGTAAAAGGGCAAGATCAAATTCAGAAACAACGAGAGTTGTCGTATGAGCTCACTGCTGTGCGTGGCCAGGAGCTCATTTGTGTCACTTTCTATAGTATTCCCtccattttaaaatataaagcATATTAAGATTTAGAAatgttaaattttataaattttgactaacaattagttaaattatacatatatttactatacAAAACATATCACGTATCTTTTAATAACATATTAATTCCATAGCAATCGATAATAtactatataaaaaattaatggtcaaagctTGGCAGTTCAGAGTTAGCAGTGAAGCTTGGAGGCACAGTCTTGAGGAGTCACCTTTGGAAGAGGGACCCGCAGCATGGCCCTTCTGTTATTGTTCTGTAAACAGCTCCAATCTAGCTGGATGGGACATTTTATCATTATGCCTacaaaatagtccaaaaatacTATAATAAACTGTAGGAGAGTTATTAGGATAtgtgctataaataccctcgaTCTCACATGTAACAGGGCATTCAAATATCAGGTGTTAGACACGATATAATACTAGTTTAATCTTGTTCAGTCCCCTCTAAGCCTTCAGGGATGTACCTTCGGACCGATCCCATATGCTCCGTTATTACTTTTTGTCTCGTATCTCCATAACATATactttgaataatttttttaaattctaaTACGTCCTATAAAATGAATGGAGTAGTATGTAACTAAGAAGTATAagaatattatattttaaaatataaaatctAATGGTATttcctttgttctttttttgtcCTTTCAGAATCTATACGGTCAAACTTCAAGTGTCTGACCACTGGTATGCTTAAAACTGATAGATGAATGCTTGTGCATTCTAGAGATAAGAGGATAAATGATACAACAAACACTCCTACCTCCTAAAATAAATCATGAACTTTTACTCTACATACAAAATGTTAAAATAATTGTGCCTTTCAATGGTTAGGCCAAGCTAAGACTGACGGGCCGGGGGACTGACCCGGCCTTACCTCAAGCATGGTGTACACTGTACCCAAGCTTTTTTCGACTTTCCAAAAGCTCAATGAACCCAAGCTATCGGTGATCTgataataaaattaataatcCTTTGAGTCATGTACTCAAGATTTAAAGGATGCTCGCCCGTtcaaaagtttttttattttatgctatCACTTGCAGCAACTTGACAACTCAAGGAAGAATTGTCTGCAGGAATGTTTTTGTAATAAGCTCAACCTATAAAAAGTATATTGTAGCAGAAATAGAGTACTCCCTCCATCTTTAAGTAATTGTTACTGTTGACTTTGTGCATCAATGTTCCATCGCTAATTTTTCACAGATATACATACAAATCATTCTAAGTACACGACATTGTAAGTACTTTTCGATGGAAAATCTAACACTACTATATTAACTCTGCTTGCTTAGATATTTTAAACATTATTTAAGTCAAAGGTTGGAACAGTACCGTTAGTAGTAACAAAGTATTTGACAACTGTGGTAGTAATAATTAGTCGCAAGAGATGCGCCACTAAAATCAACCACGGAAACCATATTAGCGCACTACTGCAGAACAGGtgatcagtgccagttcaaaaacgtgatcagtgtcggtttatgagccggcactgattaatcggcactgatagtcactgactatcagtgccgggtatggaacAAAACAGCTGTGGCAGTTGGTCCCAAATCAATCATCCGAGTAGCAACTGAAGACCCTTATTAGACTTTTAGCAATAAGGTTTAGAGCCGAACAGCTGGAACATTGGATAGATTTGTCCAAAAACACTGTACAGAGCAACACACACTATGAAGAAACCAGTCTTATATACCGACCCATTACTGTCGGCTCCTAACAGGTCGATAATGATGtgacatcactaccggtttataaGTCTCGTGAGAAGAATCAACCATCAggacttatgaaccggcagtggtaaaggttatcattgccggtcgatggattgagccaacagtgatgccctgctctcTCATCATTGCTGGCTAAATCTACCAACCGACAATAATAGAagggtatcactgtcggcttgtCCAAAGGGcactaataaaaaattaaatcaacTACTGAATTCTAAAACaaagagcaaccttagcctagaatgaataaaagcaactatacgacctagcaagctagaatgataagtataaacatgcaagcatatagaacataagtaaagtacagaattaaaacttgcatgaaagaaatgctagaaataaaatgcggaatgtaacaagagtagggaaaaagGGACACCGAGTTTTTCCCGAGATATCGAAGAGTtagcactctccactaatcctcgttggagcatccacacaaggatgtcgctctccttgagtcaccaagacttaagtgctcactagtgattgccacttctttatcttcggattggcgggcatcaaaccaagtatatgagtttcccggggctcccataAGACcttcaagagctcaccgagaacacctccaatctccacgactggctaggtgttgccaaccaccaagagtaacaagctaactggttcacttgatccctttCAAGCCTAAATcgcagctagatgcacactcgcaactcttgaagcactaatggagtccttaatcttcaattaagaacttgcaaatcacctcaagtgctctcccttgcttctagatgatacacactgtgtatgaatgcttctagGTTGCAAAAGAGatgaatgaaaccaagtgagggggtataaagCCACACCCCGGGGGATATCCCCGGTGgtggagttgcggtgctccgaggaatactgtcgcaaggaatcctcatcgCACGACATgtctacacaccgcgggcgtagcatgcctaggtaacctagaaggcaagattgtctaggtttcctggaaggtattgtgtagccttgatagtgtgtagatgccgattatcaagggacttccttggtaatctagttgcggcgcccccggGGGATTTTTTCGGAGGCGTgataggaagtggagcccacacattGCAGgcgcaacatgcctaggtcacctggggggcaagactgcctaggttttctggaaggtattgagtagcctcgatagtgtgtggatgccgcatatcaggggactaccctgatgtgaggatgcggtgctctgaggaatgctgtcgcaaggaatcctctctgcacgacatgcttatataccgcgggtgccatttatgcctaggtcacctgcaaggcagattatgcccagggtgccctagaaggcattgcatagcttcggtcatataaatgtcatgcgccagggcacatccttggtggacagtgttgcaaTGCACCCCGGGTGTTTCCTttggagcacgacaagcctacacatcgcgggcatagcatgcctaggtcacctggaaggcaagacttcttagatttcctagaaggtattgcgtagctccgatagtgtgtaagaccttcgacattaatacatgccaaggagtctcgcaaaaacctccgacaaaaatggagagtcttacaaaaaccttcaACAAAAATGgaaagtcttacaaaaaccttcgacaaaaacggagggtcttacaaaaacctccaacaaaaatgaagGGTCTTACAAAAACCACCGACAAAAActgagagtcttacaaaaacctctaacaaaaacggagagtcttacaaaaacctctgataaaaacaaagagtctt of Phragmites australis chromosome 3, lpPhrAust1.1, whole genome shotgun sequence contains these proteins:
- the LOC133911140 gene encoding QWRF motif-containing protein 3-like, which codes for MSSSKRWTSASGTELPGRSPLPAAALSPVRQSARRSISRSDTAPAPGAASIARTLWPSSSSSGNKNGKKGPRAPSPLSSAPPSASVSSSSVATLVDYLTKDDAAPAAAAAEPLSLSRQRSCTELPRFADDAEAKKIAKSSGKGGGHAFSRSMRFLPSTKPAGVTLTPGRVAPSDLRRLANSLSLDATADVASSGSECSDASRGSTPRTVSKPHSPLLPRTGSVRLLGSSNTQWALSPGRRSGSPLKDLPTVPETKGKKSLISLGWGHIFHRRNHAAKDASMAAAAATLLSSTVSRMGGGGGEVGHQMRMTHCRLLQWRFANAKADAVRKRKLTSGEVDLMGTWASVSELRGKVARKRMQLEKEKQKMKLNAVLSSQMKDLETWGQLDSRHAAALASTVGCARAAVCRLPLTNGAKVSLPSLSSILQQVVELAMTTKTTVREFSPMAQDTASLISELVHVAREEQALLRECLELLGQVSALQEEEQSLRCHLVQSSSLNTVTVTVE